One segment of Haloplanus natans DSM 17983 DNA contains the following:
- a CDS encoding VOC family protein, producing MAGHAERVALRVADLDRMVEFYADVIGLDTLARDADRAVLGVDDPLLVPLAAPDRPPGGRTRRDPFTRRFGSPRGLRSATP from the coding sequence ATGGCCGGACACGCCGAACGAGTCGCGCTCCGAGTGGCCGACCTCGATCGGATGGTCGAGTTCTACGCGGACGTGATCGGACTGGATACGCTCGCCCGAGACGCCGACCGGGCCGTCCTCGGCGTCGACGACCCCCTTCTGGTCCCTCTCGCGGCGCCCGACCGGCCCCCCGGCGGCCGGACGAGGCGGGACCCTTTCACGCGGCGTTTCGGGTCCCCCCGCGGTCTGCGCTCGGCGACGCCCTGA
- a CDS encoding Tfx family DNA-binding protein — translation MVSADSTILTERQVEVLELREQGLTQQAVADRLGTTGSNVSAVERAAERNVEQARRTLELIRTVRSPVRLTVEAGTSFDGLVDAVYERGDEAGVKIAYCRPELYAHLFGRLEAHTTRNRLDAEIEVGLTRGGEVKVFVDGE, via the coding sequence ATGGTTTCGGCCGATTCGACGATCCTGACCGAACGACAGGTGGAGGTGCTCGAACTCAGGGAGCAGGGGCTCACCCAGCAGGCGGTCGCGGATCGGCTGGGTACGACGGGGTCGAACGTGAGCGCCGTCGAGCGGGCGGCGGAGCGAAACGTCGAGCAGGCCCGCCGGACACTGGAGTTGATTCGGACCGTCCGGTCGCCCGTCCGCCTGACCGTCGAGGCCGGCACCAGTTTCGACGGGCTGGTCGATGCGGTGTACGAGCGGGGCGACGAGGCCGGCGTGAAAATCGCGTACTGCCGCCCGGAGCTGTACGCCCATCTGTTCGGACGGCTCGAAGCGCACACGACACGGAACCGGCTCGACGCCGAGATAGAAGTCGGCCTGACTCGCGGCGGCGAGGTGAAGGTGTTCGTCGACGGCGAGTGA
- a CDS encoding extracellular solute-binding protein encodes MHETDGHTRRGFLLTVGATGSVGLAGCTGTWMGAGPEGEAAADDGESPAATILAAGSLQHALETGLAPAVDVPIRVEAHGSATVARLIAEGQRDPDIVTVADTALFEAPLSPPWYATFTSNAVVLAYNPDTEGGRRVADADRWYEPLVDGDVRLGRTDPDRDPLGYRTLFTLELAARHYADAPALREAIPRRRQIYPETALIGGFETGSIDAAFAYRNMAVERGYDYVDLPDRIDLSDPAHADRYSTVSYTLPSGQEIRGSPISYGSTVRHRSDAALSVFAAHTTGDYLADAGFLLREEFPHYEGAVPDAVRRATTTDREASALVEAISALTVRH; translated from the coding sequence ATGCACGAGACGGACGGACACACCCGCCGTGGATTCCTGCTGACGGTGGGTGCGACCGGGTCGGTCGGGTTGGCCGGCTGCACCGGCACCTGGATGGGAGCGGGGCCGGAGGGCGAGGCGGCGGCCGACGACGGCGAGTCGCCGGCGGCCACGATACTCGCCGCCGGCAGCCTCCAACACGCACTGGAGACGGGGCTCGCGCCCGCCGTCGACGTGCCGATCCGGGTCGAGGCCCACGGCTCCGCGACCGTCGCTCGCCTGATCGCCGAGGGACAGCGCGACCCCGACATCGTCACCGTGGCCGACACCGCGCTGTTCGAGGCACCCCTCTCGCCGCCGTGGTACGCGACGTTTACGAGCAACGCGGTCGTCCTCGCGTACAACCCCGACACCGAGGGCGGGCGACGTGTCGCGGACGCCGACCGATGGTACGAACCGCTGGTCGACGGCGACGTGCGACTCGGCCGCACGGACCCCGATCGAGACCCGCTCGGCTATCGGACGCTCTTTACGCTCGAACTCGCGGCGCGTCACTACGCCGACGCGCCGGCGTTGCGCGAGGCGATTCCACGCCGGCGACAGATCTACCCGGAGACGGCGCTGATCGGCGGCTTCGAAACCGGATCGATCGACGCCGCCTTCGCCTACCGCAACATGGCCGTCGAGCGCGGATACGACTACGTCGACCTCCCCGACCGGATCGACCTGAGCGACCCGGCACACGCCGACCGGTACTCGACCGTCTCGTATACGCTCCCGAGCGGGCAGGAGATCCGGGGCAGCCCCATCAGCTACGGCTCGACCGTTCGCCACCGGAGCGACGCCGCGCTGTCGGTGTTCGCCGCCCACACGACCGGCGACTACCTCGCCGACGCCGGCTTCCTGCTCCGCGAGGAGTTCCCGCACTACGAGGGCGCGGTGCCGGACGCAGTGAGACGGGCGACGACCACCGACCGGGAGGCCTCGGCGCTCGTGGAGGCGATTTCGGCTCTCACGGTCCGCCACTGA
- a CDS encoding ABC transporter permease subunit has product MSAHSTWRRHVPRPDWLTLALALGGLLLLYYVAPLVSLFLSAPPGAVAASLGNATVIDAATTSILAATLSTLLGTALGLPLAYWLARADTRWTDAALAVVVLPLVLPPTVGGVVLLTVVGPNTLLGGVAATAGVPLTRSLAGVVLAQTFVASPFVVVTAKAAFEGVDRTFEHASRSLGKGRLTTARRVTLPLAGPGILAGVTLAFARAMGEFGATMMLAYYPRTMPVQIWVSFISLGLDAAYPVAIVLVVVSVLALLVLNTVASNPWR; this is encoded by the coding sequence ATGTCGGCACACTCGACTTGGCGGAGGCACGTCCCCCGCCCCGACTGGCTCACTCTCGCGCTCGCTCTGGGCGGCCTTCTCCTGCTTTATTACGTCGCCCCGCTGGTCTCGCTGTTCCTCTCTGCCCCGCCGGGTGCGGTCGCCGCCAGCCTGGGCAACGCGACGGTCATCGACGCGGCGACGACCTCGATCCTCGCCGCGACCCTCAGCACCCTCCTCGGAACCGCCCTCGGGCTGCCGCTCGCGTACTGGCTGGCCCGGGCCGACACGCGGTGGACCGACGCCGCCCTCGCGGTCGTCGTCCTCCCACTCGTCCTCCCGCCGACGGTGGGTGGGGTGGTCCTGCTGACGGTCGTCGGCCCGAACACGCTCCTCGGCGGCGTCGCCGCCACGGCCGGCGTCCCGCTCACCCGGTCGCTCGCGGGCGTGGTGCTCGCCCAGACGTTCGTCGCGTCGCCCTTCGTCGTCGTCACGGCGAAGGCGGCCTTCGAGGGGGTCGACCGGACGTTCGAACACGCCTCCCGGTCGCTCGGCAAGGGACGGCTGACGACCGCCCGGCGCGTTACGCTCCCGCTTGCCGGCCCGGGCATCCTGGCCGGCGTAACGCTTGCGTTCGCCCGTGCGATGGGCGAGTTCGGCGCGACGATGATGCTCGCGTACTACCCGCGGACGATGCCCGTCCAGATCTGGGTGTCGTTCATCTCGCTCGGTCTCGACGCCGCCTACCCGGTCGCCATCGTTCTCGTCGTCGTCTCGGTACTGGCGTTGCTCGTCCTGAACACCGTCGCGTCGAACCCGTGGCGATGA
- a CDS encoding ABC transporter ATP-binding protein, whose protein sequence is MTGLHLDGVTKRYAGFELGPVDLAVADEVLAVLGPSGCGKTTLLSLVAGLTRPDAGTVTLDGRALDGRPPEDRGVGLVFQDGALFPHLTARENVAYAATEERVDDLAATFEIRDLLDRRPPALSGGERQRVALARTLAADPDALLLDEPLSSLDAPIRRRLRDELHDLLGALDVPVVYVTHDQRSATVLGDRVAVLRDGAVEQVGTPDAVLDRPESEFVARFTGCENVFEGTVVECGVRVDGVVLPVETTRSIGAPVTVCVRPSRVRLDPADADAGLVGTVRRRLNEGDDYRIVVDLGGPDLVATVPPRVGRGLVPGDCVRASLDDVHLLSDAGVEGP, encoded by the coding sequence ATGACCGGACTACACCTCGACGGGGTCACGAAGCGGTACGCGGGGTTCGAACTCGGTCCCGTCGACCTCGCCGTCGCGGACGAGGTGCTCGCCGTCCTCGGCCCGTCGGGCTGTGGCAAGACGACGCTCCTCTCGCTCGTCGCCGGCCTCACCCGACCCGACGCCGGCACCGTCACCCTCGACGGGCGGGCACTCGACGGCCGACCGCCGGAGGATCGGGGCGTCGGCCTCGTCTTTCAGGACGGCGCGCTCTTCCCCCACCTGACCGCACGGGAGAACGTCGCGTACGCGGCGACCGAGGAGCGTGTCGACGACCTCGCCGCCACCTTTGAGATTCGGGACCTCCTCGACCGGCGCCCGCCGGCACTCTCGGGGGGCGAACGCCAGCGTGTCGCCTTGGCCCGGACGCTCGCGGCCGATCCGGATGCCCTGTTGCTCGACGAACCCTTGTCGAGTCTGGACGCGCCAATCCGTCGCCGACTCCGCGACGAACTCCACGACCTGCTCGGCGCCCTCGACGTGCCGGTCGTCTACGTCACGCACGACCAGCGCTCGGCGACGGTGCTCGGCGACCGGGTCGCGGTCCTGCGGGACGGCGCCGTCGAACAGGTCGGGACGCCCGACGCCGTCCTCGACCGGCCCGAAAGCGAGTTCGTCGCCCGGTTCACCGGCTGTGAGAACGTCTTCGAGGGGACGGTCGTCGAGTGCGGCGTTCGGGTCGACGGCGTCGTCCTGCCGGTCGAAACGACGCGGTCGATCGGCGCGCCCGTCACGGTCTGCGTGCGCCCGTCACGCGTTCGGCTCGATCCGGCCGACGCCGACGCCGGCCTCGTCGGCACGGTCCGCCGGCGACTCAACGAGGGGGACGACTACCGGATCGTGGTCGACCTCGGCGGTCCGGATCTGGTGGCGACGGTGCCGCCACGGGTCGGGCGTGGGCTCGTGCCCGGCGACTGCGTCCGGGCGTCGCTCGACGACGTGCATCTGCTCTCGGACGCCGGGGTCGAGGGGCCGTGA
- the gcvT gene encoding glycine cleavage system aminomethyltransferase GcvT, which yields MGLRKPPLHATHADRDASFTEFGGWEMPVEFDSIRTEHAAVRESAGIFDVSHMGEIVVTGPDATALMGRLTTNDVTELDPGDTQYACITDEDGIILDDTMVFRLPDEDGQSHYLFIPNAGHDDEMYARWTEYRDEWGLDATVRDATEEWAMLALQGPDAPELASEATDGATTDIDRFKAAFCDVAGVRAFASRTGYTGEDGFEFLVPWDEAETVWSAFDCQPCGLGARDTLRLEMGFLLSGQDFDPEAEPRNPYEAGVDWTVDLDTEFVGRDALEAVEREGVDERFRGVVLQQRGVPRHGYEVVDADGEHLGHLTSGTMSPTLGEPIGLGYLSDQAPPGTRVRVVVRGEPKQANVVTPPFIDT from the coding sequence ATGGGCCTACGAAAGCCACCCTTGCACGCGACCCACGCCGACCGGGACGCGTCGTTCACCGAGTTCGGTGGCTGGGAGATGCCGGTCGAGTTCGACTCCATCCGGACCGAACACGCCGCCGTTCGCGAATCGGCGGGGATCTTCGACGTCTCCCACATGGGCGAAATCGTGGTGACCGGCCCCGACGCGACGGCGCTGATGGGCCGGCTGACCACGAACGACGTAACCGAACTCGATCCGGGCGACACGCAGTACGCGTGTATCACCGACGAGGATGGGATCATCCTCGACGACACGATGGTGTTCAGACTCCCCGACGAGGACGGACAGTCGCATTACCTGTTCATTCCGAACGCGGGCCACGACGACGAAATGTACGCGCGGTGGACCGAGTACCGCGACGAGTGGGGCCTCGACGCGACGGTGCGAGACGCCACCGAGGAGTGGGCGATGCTGGCACTCCAAGGGCCGGACGCGCCGGAGCTAGCGAGCGAGGCGACCGACGGTGCAACCACCGACATCGATCGGTTCAAGGCGGCGTTCTGTGACGTGGCCGGCGTGCGTGCGTTCGCCTCGCGGACGGGTTACACCGGCGAGGACGGCTTCGAGTTCCTCGTTCCGTGGGACGAGGCCGAGACGGTGTGGTCGGCGTTCGACTGCCAGCCCTGTGGGCTGGGCGCCCGCGACACCCTCCGTCTGGAGATGGGGTTTCTGCTCTCCGGCCAGGACTTCGATCCGGAAGCCGAACCCCGCAATCCCTACGAGGCGGGCGTCGACTGGACGGTCGACCTCGACACGGAGTTCGTGGGGCGTGACGCCCTCGAAGCCGTCGAGCGCGAGGGTGTCGACGAGCGCTTCCGGGGCGTGGTCCTCCAGCAACGTGGCGTTCCCCGCCACGGCTACGAGGTGGTCGACGCCGACGGCGAGCATCTCGGCCACCTCACCAGCGGGACGATGAGTCCGACGCTGGGCGAACCCATCGGCCTCGGTTACCTCTCCGACCAGGCACCTCCGGGCACCCGCGTACGGGTGGTCGTCCGGGGCGAACCGAAGCAAGCAAACGTAGTGACGCCCCCCTTCATCGATACATGA
- the gcvH gene encoding glycine cleavage system protein GcvH, whose protein sequence is MSFDVPADRRYLESHEWTTTDHETVRVGITDFAQDELGDVVFVELPAEGDEVTKDAEFGVVESIKAVSDLLSPVSGTVVAVNEALFDAPELVNEDPYGEGWMIEVEPSSDGEFDALLSADDYRDSIE, encoded by the coding sequence ATGAGTTTCGACGTACCCGCGGACCGACGGTATCTGGAATCGCACGAGTGGACGACGACCGACCACGAGACGGTCAGAGTCGGCATCACCGACTTCGCACAGGACGAACTGGGTGACGTGGTGTTCGTCGAACTCCCCGCCGAGGGCGACGAGGTGACCAAGGACGCCGAGTTCGGCGTCGTCGAGAGCATCAAGGCCGTCTCGGACCTCCTCTCGCCGGTGTCGGGCACCGTGGTCGCCGTCAACGAGGCGCTGTTCGACGCGCCGGAACTCGTCAACGAGGACCCCTACGGCGAGGGCTGGATGATCGAAGTCGAGCCGAGTTCGGACGGCGAGTTCGACGCTCTGCTCTCCGCCGACGACTACCGCGATTCAATCGAGTAG
- a CDS encoding DUF7838 family putative zinc beta-ribbon protein, which translates to MSLEMDHDCPECSNDTFWRTASTTLHLGEKTKWVCTDCDYGLVRIDGIDSSEHVGF; encoded by the coding sequence ATGAGCCTGGAGATGGACCACGACTGCCCGGAGTGTTCGAACGACACGTTCTGGCGGACGGCAAGCACGACGCTTCACCTGGGGGAGAAAACGAAGTGGGTGTGTACCGACTGCGATTACGGACTCGTCCGCATCGACGGCATCGACAGCTCCGAACACGTCGGCTTCTAG